In the Sedimentisphaera cyanobacteriorum genome, CTGAAATGGGCGTTGAAAATGAACAGATACATATCGATTCAGACACTGACTTTCTCACTCTCGTAACAACCGGCGGCGGCAACGGCAACGGAAATGACAGGTGCATATTTGAAGAGCCTGTTCTGATTGCTGAATAGTTTTTGAAAATATTTTGACGGCAAACTTTGAGAATAATTTTAATGGAGAAAAAAATGAGCAAAACTTTCGCTTTCTATATCTTTACGTTTATATTTTGTGCAGCAGCATTTGCAGCTGACGATTCTTGGACATTCGTAGGCTGGGCAGACCCGCATTATGAGGCCGCAGACCTTACGGGCAATAATCCCGCGGGCACGCCCGCAGCAAAAGGCTATCCCGAAGCCACTGAGGGCTTAAACGGAACAACTGATTTAGTGGAGAAGGATATCTCAGACAGGATCTCCCAGATGGCAGCTCACAATCCGGAAGCCGTGATTATCCCGGGCGATTTAGGAAGCTACCGTTTCGATGCAGACTGGGCGAAGGCGGCCTTTGCTCCGGGCGGAACTTATGAAGAGACTGTTCAAAACGCTGCGGATATCTACAACGGCCAATGGTACTACCGCTTTGCCTCCCAGATGCCCATGGTGCTTATGGCTGTAGGCGACCATGAGGTTGGCGATAACAATTGGGATGTCGGAAAGCCGATTTCTCATCTTGTTGATGAGTTCAGGCTGTCCTTAGCTCAGGCTTTCAATATGGATAATTCGGGAAGTTTCCGCTTTGACGACCCGATTGGCTCAGTAAGCTCACGACCTTTAGGCACGCCATACGAGAACACATCATTCGCCAAACAAGTTCGCAATGCACTGTTTATTTCTGTGGATGTATTCAGGCAGGACTCCCCGGATAAGAAGCTGAACGTAATTACCGGCTCGGTAACAGCAGATGTAAGCGGGGCTCATTTGAATTGGCTGCAAAATGTGTTAGTTGCCGCTGATAAAGAACGCACAATTGATCATGTGTTTGTTTTTGCGCATATCCCCGTTCTTGAGCCGGTGAGAAAATGGGCTTCAAGCGGTATGATGTTTGATAACAGGGATGATTCCGACTTCTGGGCAGCTCTTCGCAGCTCAAGCAAGGTGCGTGCGTATTTTGCCGGCGAAGTTCATACGGTAACAGCCTCCAAAGATACCAAAAGCGACATACTCCAAATTGTTCATTCAGGATATATCAAGGCGGATGTTTACGAAGATAAGATAGAGTTCACAAACTACAGATTCCAAAGTAAGGACGCCGGCTATACTGAGAAGTATTGGTCTAAGAATAAAGTAGCGTCTTTCAGTAAAAAGGCCGCACCGGAAATTAAGAACGGCTCTATCACTGCTGATTATTCAAGAGACAAAGCAAGCTTCAGTTCTTCAGGAATATTTGAATTGATGGATCAGAAAGGCCTGTTGGTTCATTACAGCTTTGATGATGACTCTGAATCAAAAATAACAAACCACGGCTCAATGAAAACAGAATTTTACGGCGGAGTAAGAATGGGTTCGGGCTTCGGCGAAGGAGCTATGGGCAAAGCAGGAACATTCGACGGTAAAGATGATTACATTACCAGCAAAAGAGGCATTTCTCCTGTAACAGGCTCTGAGCCTAGAACTGTCTCAGCTTGGATAAAAACAAAAAGCTCTGAGAAAATGACAATAGCCGGCTGGGGCGGAGCTAAATGGGGAATTCTCGGAAAGTTCAATTTCGATTTAATTGACGGTAAAATCGGGCTCTCTGCAGAAGGCACTCAGACACGGGCAG is a window encoding:
- a CDS encoding LamG-like jellyroll fold domain-containing protein, with protein sequence MSKTFAFYIFTFIFCAAAFAADDSWTFVGWADPHYEAADLTGNNPAGTPAAKGYPEATEGLNGTTDLVEKDISDRISQMAAHNPEAVIIPGDLGSYRFDADWAKAAFAPGGTYEETVQNAADIYNGQWYYRFASQMPMVLMAVGDHEVGDNNWDVGKPISHLVDEFRLSLAQAFNMDNSGSFRFDDPIGSVSSRPLGTPYENTSFAKQVRNALFISVDVFRQDSPDKKLNVITGSVTADVSGAHLNWLQNVLVAADKERTIDHVFVFAHIPVLEPVRKWASSGMMFDNRDDSDFWAALRSSSKVRAYFAGEVHTVTASKDTKSDILQIVHSGYIKADVYEDKIEFTNYRFQSKDAGYTEKYWSKNKVASFSKKAAPEIKNGSITADYSRDKASFSSSGIFELMDQKGLLVHYSFDDDSESKITNHGSMKTEFYGGVRMGSGFGEGAMGKAGTFDGKDDYITSKRGISPVTGSEPRTVSAWIKTKSSEKMTIAGWGGAKWGILGKFNFDLIDGKIGLSAEGTQTRAEGCPNLADGKWHHVAAAFPGRPAGKDKLKDLIFFADGQKYKPETSSEDVIMTNSSVNNLYVGRGARNRGPNFKGSIDEFAIWGSQLSDGKIKSLFAAAKNEKLNYNASQMEKLFDLYNKQSGSAVIKGRRWQCISGLSGAQGDLVIHNGSPALIFNQQGRGVLGL